The proteins below come from a single Corylus avellana chromosome ca3, CavTom2PMs-1.0 genomic window:
- the LOC132175804 gene encoding uncharacterized protein LOC132175804, with protein sequence MALPSVSALKIVPLSSFSRCFLPRNYPTTFSSSPSPSSKHTRNSFNYSFRLSYRFSAVEDDDDTGDNCSFEEAIVLFNDREYYKCHDFLEALWNTAQEPTRTLIHGILQCAVGFHHLFNQNHRGAMMELGEGLCKLRKMNFESGPFHQFEQEISAALDFIYQTQIELAACTDDLCLAMDQSERSYQLLGSYGAGQHLYSLQTNPDQIMYIVFCPQRAYAASTPPKVKLPLLSATKEHLVAFEYK encoded by the exons ATGGCGCTTCCATCTGTTTCTGCTCTCAAGATTGTTCCTCTTTCATCATTCTCTCGTTGTTTTCTACCTCGTAATTATCCTACCACCTTTTCTTCATCGCCATCGCCATCGTCCAAACACACGAGAAACTCTTTCAACTACTCCTTTCGCCTTTCATATCGATTTTCTGCTGTGGAAGACGATGATGATACCGGGGACAATTGCAGCTTTGAAGAAGCGATTGTGCTTTTCAACGACAGAGAATACTATAAATGTCATGACTTTCTTGAAGCTCTGTGGAACACGGCCCAAGAGCCTACCAGAACTCTGATTCATGGCATTCTACAATGTGCTGTGGGATTTCATCACCTCTTTAATCAG AACCATAGAGGAGCCATGATGGAGCTGGGAGAGGGACTATGTAAGCTAAGAAAGATGAATTTTGAGAGCGGACCATTTCATCAGTTTGAGCAAGAGATTTCTGCAGCTCTGGATTTCATTTACCAGACCCAGATTGAATTAGCTGCAT GCACTGATGATCTTTGTCTTGCAATGGATCAATCAGAGAGGTCGTACCAACTTCTTGGAAGCTACGGTGCTGGACAGCATCTTTATAGTCTACAAACTAACCCTGATCAGATAATGTACATTGTGTTCTGCCCTCAGAGGGCTTATGCTGCCAGCACGCCACCAAAGGTAAAGCTTCCGCTCCTTAGTGCAACCAAAGAACACCTTGTGGCCTTTGAGTACAAGTGA